From Cecembia calidifontis, one genomic window encodes:
- a CDS encoding tRNA-(ms[2]io[6]A)-hydroxylase — MSWEESTKQKMLHLQLPTDPRWVNIAEMNIEDILVDHAYCEQKAASSCISLIVNFFDFEEVVDTLTPVVAEEWGHFERVMEHLKKRGYPLGKPRKDEYVVKLSQFVKKGGSRAQQLTEYLLMNALIEARSCERFKLLSKHIQDEELKKFYYELMVSEAGHYVNFIELARGIYDKEKVNARWKEWLEYEAEVLKGLELRGDRMH; from the coding sequence ATGAGCTGGGAAGAAAGTACAAAACAGAAAATGCTGCACCTTCAATTGCCCACAGATCCAAGGTGGGTAAATATCGCAGAGATGAACATTGAGGACATTTTGGTAGACCATGCCTATTGCGAACAGAAGGCGGCGTCTTCCTGTATCTCACTGATCGTAAATTTTTTCGATTTTGAAGAAGTGGTGGATACCCTTACCCCTGTAGTAGCAGAAGAATGGGGCCATTTTGAAAGGGTTATGGAGCACCTCAAAAAAAGGGGATACCCCTTGGGGAAACCAAGAAAAGATGAATATGTGGTCAAACTTTCCCAATTTGTGAAGAAAGGGGGAAGTAGAGCGCAACAGTTGACAGAGTACCTTTTGATGAATGCATTGATCGAGGCAAGGAGTTGCGAAAGGTTCAAGTTGCTTTCCAAGCATATCCAAGATGAGGAGCTGAAAAAATTCTATTATGAACTGATGGTTTCCGAGGCAGGTCATTATGTGAATTTTATAGAATTGGCCAGGGGCATCTATGATAAGGAAAAGGTAAATGCCCGATGGAAGGAATGGCTTGAATACGAGGCTGAGGTGTTAAAAGGACTGGAATTGAGAGGCGACAGGATGCATTGA
- the menD gene encoding 2-succinyl-5-enolpyruvyl-6-hydroxy-3-cyclohexene-1-carboxylic-acid synthase codes for MILQPIIDMVALCAKKGIKHAILSPGSRCAPITLAFARHPEIHSRTISDERSAAFIGLGMAQQLEKPVVLVCTSGSAAYNYAPAIAEAFFQQIPLIVITADRPPEWIDQWDGQTIRQHEIYGKHVKGSFQFPDDFAHPDKAWHANRITNEAINLASQFPYGPVHINIPLREPFYPEKEEKFSYPSEIHCFEPVAGNPQLSEESKKKLKASLTKFSRILIVPGQQRPNTKIQTILDELSKAGKAVIITDTLSNLQSSHSINYHDHFVGIQEVAPELDPDLIISFGKSIISKSLKLFLRKSRAVHWHIQSEGYVPDTYKSLSKIIHCSPYSFLEFFLQGAQAELSFVSKWKELENKVKSSIHSILEKADFGEYKAIATCLKHIPSQSKVHLANSMAVRYVNFLGERPQEIICNRGTSGIDGSNSTAVGCAFTTKDPVTLITGDMAFFYDRNAFWHNYPMNNLRIILLNNHAGGIFRLIDGPAKQPELEEFFETRQRLSAGNLAKDFGFEYHLANDERSLEMGLKDFYAKSIHPKILEIETNSPQNARILKWVKGKIAESLLDT; via the coding sequence TTGATCTTACAACCTATCATCGATATGGTGGCCTTATGTGCCAAAAAAGGTATCAAACATGCCATTTTATCTCCTGGCTCACGTTGTGCTCCTATTACCTTGGCTTTTGCCAGGCATCCTGAAATCCACAGCCGGACTATCTCAGATGAAAGATCTGCTGCATTTATCGGATTGGGTATGGCCCAACAGCTTGAAAAACCGGTGGTCTTGGTCTGTACCTCAGGTTCTGCTGCCTACAACTACGCCCCGGCCATCGCCGAGGCTTTTTTTCAGCAAATCCCATTGATCGTGATCACTGCGGACCGGCCACCTGAATGGATAGACCAATGGGATGGTCAGACCATCCGGCAGCATGAAATCTATGGAAAACATGTCAAAGGATCTTTTCAGTTTCCTGATGACTTTGCGCATCCTGACAAAGCTTGGCATGCCAACAGAATTACCAACGAAGCTATCAACCTTGCCAGCCAGTTTCCTTATGGCCCTGTACATATCAATATTCCCCTGAGGGAACCCTTTTATCCTGAAAAAGAGGAAAAGTTTTCCTACCCAAGTGAAATCCACTGCTTTGAACCTGTTGCAGGAAACCCTCAGCTCTCAGAAGAATCTAAAAAAAAGTTGAAGGCTTCCCTCACTAAATTCAGTAGGATATTGATTGTCCCAGGTCAACAAAGACCTAACACGAAAATCCAAACTATATTGGATGAGCTTTCAAAAGCTGGTAAAGCGGTAATTATTACGGATACACTTTCCAATTTGCAATCCTCCCATAGCATCAACTACCATGATCATTTTGTTGGAATTCAGGAAGTTGCTCCTGAACTTGATCCTGATCTGATTATTTCCTTTGGGAAATCGATTATTTCTAAAAGCCTCAAGCTTTTCCTTAGGAAAAGCAGGGCTGTCCATTGGCACATACAGTCAGAAGGTTATGTCCCTGATACCTATAAATCTTTGTCGAAGATTATCCATTGCTCGCCCTATTCATTCCTTGAGTTTTTTCTTCAAGGGGCACAAGCAGAATTGTCTTTTGTCAGTAAATGGAAGGAATTGGAAAATAAAGTCAAGAGCAGCATTCATTCAATCTTAGAAAAGGCAGATTTTGGGGAATATAAGGCCATAGCCACATGTTTGAAACATATCCCTTCCCAATCCAAAGTCCATCTGGCCAACAGCATGGCAGTAAGGTATGTGAATTTTTTGGGAGAAAGACCTCAGGAAATCATCTGTAACAGAGGCACTAGCGGCATAGATGGCAGCAACAGCACCGCAGTAGGATGTGCCTTCACCACCAAGGACCCTGTAACGCTAATTACCGGTGACATGGCTTTTTTCTATGATAGGAATGCGTTTTGGCACAATTATCCCATGAATAACCTTAGGATTATATTACTCAATAACCACGCAGGAGGCATATTCAGGTTAATTGATGGCCCTGCCAAGCAGCCTGAACTGGAGGAATTTTTTGAAACCCGACAGCGCTTAAGCGCCGGAAACCTGGCAAAAGACTTTGGCTTTGAGTACCACTTGGCCAATGATGAAAGAAGTCTGGAAATGGGGTTGAAAGATTTTTATGCCAAATCGATTCACCCAAAAATCCTTGAAATCGAAACCAACAGCCCGCAAAATGCCAGAATACTAAAATGGGTAAAAGGAAAGATTGCAGAAAGTTTATTGGATACTTAA
- a CDS encoding histidine phosphatase family protein yields the protein MLSKKIYLVRHGQTDYNLRGVVQGSGIDAPLNRNGQRQADAFFEHYKNLGFEKVFYSGLQRTKQSVQGFLNLGIPHEAVPDLNEISWGRYEGVPMTPEENKYYEHMLERWASGDLEYAIEGGESPVLVAKRLKRGIDYILSQPEKLILICMHGRAMRVLLSLLMGYDLRYMDVFKHQNLGLYVLNQNDLGIFRIEKYNCGDHLRDLVLF from the coding sequence TTGCTAAGTAAAAAAATCTACCTAGTCCGACATGGGCAGACCGATTACAACCTAAGGGGTGTGGTCCAGGGGAGCGGAATAGATGCGCCCTTAAATCGGAACGGACAACGTCAGGCTGATGCTTTTTTTGAGCATTATAAGAACTTGGGCTTTGAGAAGGTGTTTTATTCCGGCTTACAAAGGACAAAACAGTCCGTCCAAGGTTTTTTAAATTTGGGAATTCCTCATGAAGCAGTTCCGGATTTGAATGAAATCTCTTGGGGAAGGTACGAAGGGGTGCCGATGACTCCTGAAGAAAATAAGTATTACGAGCACATGTTGGAAAGATGGGCTTCAGGAGATCTGGAATATGCAATAGAAGGAGGAGAAAGCCCGGTATTGGTTGCCAAGAGGCTCAAAAGGGGGATCGATTATATTCTTTCCCAACCGGAGAAACTTATTTTAATTTGTATGCATGGCCGTGCAATGAGGGTTTTGTTAAGTTTATTGATGGGCTACGACCTTAGATACATGGACGTTTTCAAGCATCAAAACCTTGGGCTCTATGTTTTAAATCAGAATGATTTAGGGATTTTTAGAATTGAAAAATACAATTGTGGCGACCACCTCAGGGACTTGGTGCTGTTTTGA
- the lpxK gene encoding tetraacyldisaccharide 4'-kinase — protein MRWYDPFLYPFAMIYGAVTGLRNRMFDAGIKKRVSFDIPTVVVGNLNVGGSGKTPMVELLIEYLRNDFHLATLSRGYGRKTRGFLMADEKLGPDELGDEPYQIFSKYGKFLTVAVGEDRVMAIPEILSRRPDTNLILLDDAFQHRYVHGDINILLTTFQKPFFKDEILPLGTLRESPKGADRADLVIVTKTPLGVQEELKGQFREAIAKFTDAKIAFAGIRYGKPFPLFDASLQEKSNVILVSGIANDQLLFQEVSKNYKVLHRLNFGDHHHYTEKDVLKIHRLFKESGNCMVLTTEKDAVKLKNEVFQKYLSEIPIFVLPIKVELDEDILLWLKNRLIQIVADKA, from the coding sequence ATGCGCTGGTACGATCCTTTTTTATATCCCTTTGCCATGATCTACGGAGCTGTGACCGGCTTGCGCAACAGGATGTTTGATGCAGGGATCAAAAAAAGGGTATCTTTTGACATTCCTACAGTAGTGGTTGGCAATCTTAATGTAGGGGGCTCCGGTAAGACGCCAATGGTCGAGCTCCTGATCGAGTACTTAAGGAATGATTTTCATTTGGCCACTTTGAGCAGAGGATATGGTCGGAAAACGAGAGGTTTTTTAATGGCGGATGAAAAACTTGGACCAGATGAACTTGGTGATGAGCCTTATCAGATATTTTCAAAATACGGGAAGTTTTTGACGGTGGCGGTGGGAGAAGACAGGGTAATGGCAATTCCTGAAATTTTATCGAGAAGACCGGACACTAATTTAATACTCCTGGATGATGCTTTTCAGCACCGCTATGTTCATGGTGATATTAATATTTTGCTCACCACATTTCAAAAACCTTTTTTTAAAGATGAAATCTTGCCCTTGGGTACCTTGAGGGAAAGCCCAAAAGGTGCTGATAGGGCAGATTTGGTAATAGTTACCAAAACACCTTTGGGGGTACAGGAAGAGCTGAAGGGTCAGTTTCGCGAAGCCATAGCCAAATTCACTGATGCAAAAATTGCATTTGCAGGAATAAGGTATGGTAAGCCATTTCCGCTTTTTGATGCATCTCTTCAAGAAAAATCAAATGTGATTTTGGTTTCCGGGATAGCAAATGATCAATTGCTCTTTCAGGAGGTCTCAAAGAATTATAAAGTACTTCACCGTTTGAATTTTGGTGACCATCATCATTATACAGAAAAAGATGTGTTAAAAATCCACCGGCTTTTCAAAGAATCCGGTAATTGCATGGTACTGACAACAGAAAAGGATGCAGTCAAACTTAAAAATGAGGTATTCCAAAAATATTTGTCAGAAATTCCGATTTTTGTCCTGCCTATCAAGGTAGAGCTTGATGAGGATATATTGCTTTGGTTGAAAAACAGGTTAATTCAAATTGTAGCAGATAAAGCATAG
- a CDS encoding zinc ribbon domain-containing protein, translating into MESTVAQKLEALLNLQKIDSRLDAIFKVRGALPEEVQDLEDEIAGYETRLEKFNQDIQNLEDDIKRFKENIKESEKLIKKYQEQQMNVRNNREYDAITKELELQDLEIQVSKKKIGEAQAKIEIKNKDVEELREQLKERQKDLANKQDELKTIVSESENEESKLEADREKAIKKIEDRLYKSYTKIRSNAKNGLAVVMVKRGACGGCFNVVPPQRQADIREKKKLIVCEHCGRIFAGVEDEIEEDSTKKKRSRA; encoded by the coding sequence ATGGAAAGTACAGTTGCACAAAAACTCGAAGCTTTACTGAACCTTCAAAAAATAGATTCCAGACTCGACGCAATTTTTAAAGTTAGAGGAGCCCTTCCAGAAGAAGTCCAAGACCTTGAAGATGAGATAGCAGGATATGAAACCAGATTGGAGAAATTCAATCAGGACATACAGAACCTAGAGGATGACATCAAAAGATTCAAAGAGAACATCAAAGAATCCGAGAAGCTGATCAAAAAATACCAGGAACAGCAGATGAACGTCAGAAACAACAGGGAATATGACGCCATAACCAAAGAACTGGAACTGCAAGATCTTGAAATCCAAGTTTCAAAAAAGAAAATCGGTGAAGCTCAGGCGAAAATCGAGATCAAAAACAAAGACGTTGAAGAGTTAAGAGAGCAACTGAAGGAAAGACAGAAGGATCTTGCCAACAAGCAGGATGAATTGAAAACCATAGTCTCCGAAAGCGAAAACGAAGAAAGCAAACTTGAAGCTGACAGAGAAAAGGCAATCAAAAAGATTGAAGACAGACTTTACAAATCTTACACCAAAATCAGAAGCAACGCTAAAAACGGCCTTGCTGTAGTGATGGTGAAAAGAGGTGCCTGTGGTGGCTGTTTCAATGTGGTACCTCCACAAAGACAGGCAGATATCAGAGAAAAGAAAAAGCTGATTGTTTGTGAACATTGTGGAAGAATCTTTGCGGGTGTTGAAGACGAGATTGAGGAGGATAGCACCAAGAAAAAAAGAAGCAGAGCATAA
- a CDS encoding putative porin — MRLKVSILFLFLFWAVNICVQAQRPNRPLPNQGQQVPPGAARERQLVEPGQEGQAEQEGRRKLIDDSTKMVFGPKTSLYFFEKDVKKNRIKKYEIDTVLNNFHYYEPVAKSGWMYQDLGNVGSAAIPIFYEAPRMIGVTSGFHVYDLYYNSSDSIKYYDTKSPFSQMNAFWGGGNRNLLDLVFSRNVNSRWNVGFNLSTIRARKTLNPNARDDNLTEQNSYSFHTNYRSENEKYFLLANFSRMKHRVREQGGIVPPEIDENSILFAYEDAKVWLRNSRVTDLRQEVHLYHEYELVKGWQIYHVFDRKKQEVLFFSNLNTADSLFFNLFNPERFNDNDTTLNLNTFREWRNEAGFKGEIGPLYYNAFLRFRTGGMSSPNFESTNRFNELFVGGALRGQINEQWSFEAEGEYLIPGAFRIKGLFVSPWLEASYTKALYKPTSMQMMYAGNHHQWENDFSNIGLDQIKGVVKLDFSSWAFRPNLTINRVNNFVYFNEQQQASQATGEAFMLIPGVKSMFNLRKKLFWESEAYYTLLSGAGADNFRIPELVLNSRIYFDSPMFNENLFVQIGVEGRYRSDNFAFNYNPAMQQFFLQNEFNVFAYPVIDFFLNARINRTRVLLRMNHLNMNMLSQPGYFVTPYFTGLRRSLDIGISWPLFD; from the coding sequence GTGAGATTAAAAGTTTCTATTTTATTCCTCTTTTTGTTTTGGGCAGTGAATATCTGTGTCCAGGCCCAAAGGCCTAACCGGCCTCTGCCCAACCAAGGACAGCAGGTGCCTCCCGGTGCAGCCAGAGAAAGGCAGTTGGTAGAGCCTGGTCAGGAGGGACAAGCAGAACAAGAAGGACGAAGAAAGCTGATCGATGATTCTACCAAAATGGTTTTTGGACCCAAAACTTCCCTTTACTTTTTTGAAAAGGACGTAAAGAAAAACAGGATCAAAAAATACGAGATCGATACGGTTTTAAACAACTTCCATTACTACGAGCCTGTCGCCAAATCTGGATGGATGTATCAGGACCTTGGCAATGTAGGCAGTGCTGCAATCCCCATTTTTTATGAGGCTCCCCGGATGATAGGCGTCACTTCAGGATTTCATGTATATGACCTGTATTACAATTCTTCTGATAGCATTAAATATTACGACACCAAGTCTCCCTTTAGTCAGATGAATGCTTTTTGGGGAGGAGGCAATAGGAATCTATTGGATTTGGTCTTTTCAAGAAATGTAAATTCCCGGTGGAATGTAGGTTTCAATCTCAGCACCATCCGGGCCAGAAAAACCCTCAACCCCAATGCCAGGGATGATAATTTGACAGAGCAGAACAGCTACTCATTCCACACCAATTATCGATCTGAAAATGAAAAATATTTTCTACTGGCAAATTTTTCAAGAATGAAGCATAGGGTAAGGGAGCAGGGTGGTATTGTTCCTCCTGAAATAGACGAAAACTCTATACTTTTTGCTTATGAAGATGCCAAGGTTTGGTTGAGGAATTCTAGGGTAACCGACCTCAGACAGGAGGTACATCTATACCATGAATATGAATTGGTAAAAGGTTGGCAGATTTATCATGTATTTGATAGGAAAAAACAGGAAGTATTGTTTTTTTCAAACCTTAATACAGCGGATTCTCTATTCTTTAATTTATTTAATCCTGAAAGATTCAACGATAATGACACCACCCTCAATCTAAATACTTTCAGGGAATGGAGGAATGAGGCAGGTTTTAAAGGAGAAATAGGGCCATTGTATTACAATGCTTTTTTAAGGTTCAGGACCGGTGGCATGTCCAGTCCTAATTTTGAATCTACCAATAGGTTCAATGAGCTATTTGTCGGTGGTGCACTCCGGGGACAGATCAATGAACAATGGAGTTTTGAAGCAGAGGGGGAATATTTGATTCCAGGAGCTTTCCGGATCAAGGGGCTTTTTGTTTCCCCCTGGTTGGAGGCATCTTACACCAAAGCTTTATACAAACCGACTTCCATGCAGATGATGTATGCCGGCAATCACCATCAATGGGAAAATGATTTCAGTAATATAGGGTTGGATCAGATCAAAGGTGTTGTGAAGTTGGATTTTTCAAGTTGGGCTTTTAGGCCAAATTTGACCATTAATAGGGTCAATAATTTTGTGTACTTCAATGAACAACAACAGGCAAGTCAGGCCACTGGTGAAGCATTTATGTTGATTCCAGGGGTAAAGTCTATGTTCAATCTCCGTAAAAAATTATTTTGGGAGTCCGAAGCCTATTATACCTTGCTTTCTGGGGCTGGAGCTGATAACTTTAGAATTCCTGAATTGGTGTTGAATTCTAGGATTTATTTTGACAGTCCCATGTTCAATGAAAATCTTTTTGTCCAGATCGGTGTAGAGGGAAGGTACAGGAGTGACAACTTTGCTTTTAATTACAATCCTGCCATGCAACAGTTTTTTTTGCAGAACGAATTCAATGTTTTTGCATACCCGGTAATAGATTTCTTTTTAAATGCCAGGATCAATAGGACCAGGGTGCTTTTAAGGATGAACCATTTGAATATGAACATGCTAAGCCAGCCAGGTTATTTTGTTACGCCTTACTTTACAGGTTTGAGAAGAAGTTTGGATATAGGAATAAGCTGGCCTTTGTTTGATTGA
- a CDS encoding ABC transporter permease — protein MNLVENIKEALKSVKVNLLRTILTGTIIAIGITSLVGMLTAIDGIKAQIEESFSGLGASNFDVRSKGTSGGAAVQEGKSEKVFPTLKYREAVKFQQEFNAIAPSTIFSTVTGAAEVKRGSKKTNPNVRVTGADDLYFNIKGIKIEKGRNFSATEIQYGNGVCIVGTDVIETLFGKDEDPLNDYITVFGRRYTIVGILEKQGSVGGGPGPDRAIFIPIENASRLDSWGTFRYTVTVSGSDPLKLDYEMGQATGVMRKIRQDRVGEEDSFEIVKSRSVGESLEEVAGYLRIGGFTIGFITLLGAAIGLMNIMMVSVTERTREIGIRKALGATPLRIRQQFLIEAIVICIIGGIFGVILGIGIGNIVANAIGPGGFLIPWVWIMVAFVICIFVGLASGYFPARKASKLDPIESLRYE, from the coding sequence ATGAATTTGGTCGAAAATATCAAGGAGGCGCTCAAATCAGTAAAGGTAAATTTGCTGAGGACTATCCTGACAGGAACCATTATAGCTATAGGAATTACATCCCTTGTAGGGATGCTTACAGCGATTGATGGTATCAAAGCACAAATTGAAGAGAGTTTCTCGGGTTTGGGGGCAAGTAATTTTGATGTGAGGTCCAAGGGAACTTCCGGGGGGGCTGCAGTACAGGAGGGGAAATCTGAAAAAGTTTTTCCTACTTTGAAATACAGGGAGGCAGTGAAGTTTCAACAGGAGTTCAATGCTATTGCCCCATCTACTATTTTTTCAACGGTAACAGGAGCGGCGGAGGTAAAAAGGGGTTCCAAGAAAACAAACCCTAATGTAAGGGTAACCGGTGCCGATGATCTTTATTTCAATATCAAAGGAATCAAAATCGAAAAAGGCAGGAATTTTAGTGCTACTGAAATCCAATATGGCAACGGAGTTTGTATTGTTGGAACAGACGTCATTGAAACCTTATTTGGGAAAGATGAAGATCCCCTGAACGATTACATTACTGTTTTTGGCAGGAGATATACCATTGTAGGAATTCTTGAAAAGCAGGGAAGTGTAGGTGGAGGACCAGGGCCGGATAGGGCTATTTTTATTCCCATTGAAAATGCAAGCCGCTTGGACAGTTGGGGGACATTCAGGTATACGGTAACCGTCAGTGGTTCTGATCCTTTGAAACTCGATTATGAAATGGGCCAGGCCACTGGCGTAATGCGTAAAATCAGACAGGACAGGGTGGGAGAGGAAGACTCTTTTGAAATTGTCAAAAGCCGTTCTGTGGGAGAAAGTTTGGAGGAAGTGGCAGGCTATCTGAGAATTGGAGGGTTTACCATTGGATTTATTACCCTTTTGGGCGCAGCGATCGGTTTGATGAATATCATGATGGTGTCCGTCACGGAGCGAACCAGAGAGATCGGGATCAGAAAAGCCTTAGGCGCCACCCCATTAAGGATCAGGCAACAGTTTTTAATAGAAGCAATAGTTATTTGTATCATCGGAGGGATTTTTGGAGTGATTTTGGGGATCGGTATTGGTAATATTGTAGCCAATGCAATTGGTCCCGGAGGCTTCCTGATACCTTGGGTATGGATTATGGTAGCCTTTGTCATCTGTATTTTTGTAGGATTGGCATCAGGGTATTTTCCGGCAAGGAAGGCCAGTAAATTAGATCCTATTGAGTCACTTAGATATGAATAG
- a CDS encoding Nif3-like dinuclear metal center hexameric protein produces the protein MVYTIRDIVSYLEKIAPPAYQESYDNAQLITGDPKNQVKGILCSLDATEAVIEEAISLGCNLVITHHPIVFKGLKSLTGKNYVERTIIKAIKNDVAIYAIHTNLDHVAHGVNKKIADKIGLVKTSILQPKKEILSKLTTFVPIEAKNQVLSALFEAGAGEIGEYSGCSFTAEGKGTFIPSEKANPNKGERGKPHEEPEVRIEVLLPSYLEKKVISFMKKSHPYEEVAYYLQRLENENQLVGAGMIGELTYAMDENEFLHHIKKNLGLQVIKHTALLNKPIQKVAVCGGAGIFLLPQAKNAGADIFITSDIKYHEFFDAENQIVVCDIGHYESEIYTKELLGEILSQNFTNIALYLTKVVTNPITYL, from the coding sequence ATGGTTTACACGATCCGTGACATAGTTTCTTACCTAGAGAAAATTGCACCACCTGCCTATCAGGAATCCTATGACAATGCCCAATTGATTACCGGAGATCCCAAAAACCAGGTAAAAGGAATATTATGTAGCCTGGATGCAACGGAAGCCGTCATTGAGGAAGCCATTTCTCTGGGCTGCAATCTGGTCATTACCCACCACCCCATCGTCTTCAAAGGGTTAAAAAGCCTGACCGGAAAAAATTATGTGGAAAGGACCATTATCAAAGCCATCAAGAATGATGTCGCCATATATGCCATACATACCAACCTGGACCATGTGGCCCATGGTGTGAACAAAAAAATTGCTGACAAAATAGGCTTGGTCAAGACTTCAATCCTTCAGCCTAAAAAAGAGATTTTGTCCAAACTTACGACATTTGTTCCCATTGAAGCCAAAAACCAGGTACTTTCAGCCTTATTTGAAGCAGGAGCAGGCGAAATTGGGGAATATTCAGGCTGCAGCTTTACAGCAGAAGGTAAAGGAACCTTTATCCCTTCTGAAAAAGCAAATCCGAACAAAGGAGAAAGAGGCAAGCCACACGAGGAACCTGAAGTCAGGATTGAGGTGCTTTTGCCCAGCTATTTGGAAAAAAAGGTGATTTCTTTCATGAAAAAGTCCCACCCCTATGAGGAGGTTGCTTATTACCTGCAGAGGCTGGAGAATGAAAACCAATTGGTAGGAGCAGGAATGATCGGGGAATTAACCTATGCCATGGATGAAAATGAATTTCTCCATCATATTAAGAAAAACCTAGGGCTCCAGGTAATCAAACACACAGCCCTTTTGAACAAGCCGATCCAAAAAGTGGCTGTATGTGGTGGAGCCGGAATATTTTTATTGCCTCAAGCCAAAAATGCCGGCGCCGATATATTCATTACTTCTGATATAAAATACCATGAATTCTTTGATGCTGAAAATCAAATAGTTGTGTGTGATATCGGGCATTACGAAAGTGAAATTTATACAAAAGAATTGTTGGGAGAGATATTGTCGCAAAATTTTACTAATATTGCACTCTATTTGACAAAAGTAGTTACGAATCCCATAACTTACCTATAG
- a CDS encoding chorismate-binding protein, producing the protein MQHATDTVKIESLEDYLRGLIAHAMQEGNQVAVWRKPKSNYLQVLLDKSGKTKRVNLNLEELPTGFIVHPFEDQKDQKAFFLEADTYFKIDLNLPFKEQAEQIDLNIPLRTSEENARVIRQHFAIPIESEYSGELKACSKKDFISLVNTGIEAIKSGKLNKIVPARLKKKPLSENFELIRSLTGLIGSYPNAFINFFHIPDIGSWLGASPEILIQTKGNEFYTMSLAGTQKAKGDNPLKNAAWTQKEIEEQALVSRYIVDCFKKIRLREYDEQGPKTVIAGNLLHLRSDFRVDMKATNFPQLGSVMLKLLHPTSAVCGMPRNKAFEFLRQYEKLDRSLFAGFIGPVNVEEETSIYVNLRTARLTDKEAFLYAGAGVTEDSIPEKEWEETELKCEIIGKHLN; encoded by the coding sequence ATGCAACACGCTACAGATACCGTCAAAATAGAAAGTCTGGAAGATTACTTAAGGGGGCTGATTGCACATGCCATGCAAGAGGGGAACCAAGTGGCTGTTTGGAGGAAACCAAAATCCAATTATCTACAGGTTTTATTGGATAAGAGTGGTAAAACCAAAAGGGTAAACCTTAATTTGGAGGAATTGCCAACAGGATTTATTGTGCATCCATTTGAAGATCAAAAGGATCAAAAAGCCTTTTTTCTGGAAGCTGACACCTATTTCAAAATCGACCTGAATCTTCCTTTCAAAGAACAGGCGGAACAAATTGACCTGAACATTCCTTTAAGGACATCCGAAGAAAATGCCCGGGTAATCAGACAACATTTCGCAATCCCTATTGAAAGCGAGTACTCAGGTGAATTGAAAGCGTGTTCTAAAAAAGATTTCATTTCCCTGGTAAATACCGGGATAGAGGCCATCAAATCCGGGAAGTTAAATAAAATCGTACCTGCACGCTTAAAAAAGAAACCGCTATCTGAAAATTTCGAACTGATCAGGTCGTTGACAGGGCTCATTGGGTCTTATCCAAATGCATTCATCAACTTTTTCCATATCCCTGACATAGGATCTTGGTTAGGTGCTTCACCTGAAATATTGATACAAACCAAAGGAAACGAGTTTTACACCATGTCTTTGGCAGGTACCCAAAAGGCCAAAGGAGACAATCCCCTCAAAAATGCCGCCTGGACCCAAAAAGAAATTGAAGAACAGGCTTTGGTAAGCAGGTATATTGTGGATTGTTTTAAAAAAATACGGTTAAGGGAATATGACGAACAGGGGCCCAAAACAGTTATAGCCGGAAACCTGTTGCACTTGAGGTCAGATTTTCGGGTAGATATGAAAGCCACCAATTTCCCCCAATTGGGATCTGTGATGCTGAAATTGCTTCATCCCACTTCTGCGGTATGCGGGATGCCAAGAAATAAAGCCTTTGAATTTTTGAGGCAATATGAAAAACTCGACCGCTCCTTGTTTGCCGGCTTTATTGGCCCGGTCAATGTGGAAGAGGAAACTTCCATATATGTCAATTTAAGAACAGCAAGATTAACAGACAAAGAGGCATTTTTATATGCTGGAGCGGGAGTAACCGAGGATTCCATTCCTGAAAAAGAATGGGAAGAGACAGAGTTGAAGTGCGAAATCATTGGTAAACATCTAAATTAA
- a CDS encoding hotdog fold thioesterase, with protein sequence MIFPPNLDLNTLNNWGKNTMTDFLDIQFTQIGEDFLEATMPVSNKTKQPLGLLHGGANVVLAETLGSVAATLTVDPQKQFCVGLEINANHLKSVRDGLVRGITKPIHLGKKTQVWEIKIYTENGELSCISRITMAIMDKK encoded by the coding sequence ATGATATTTCCTCCAAACCTTGATCTCAATACCCTCAATAATTGGGGAAAAAATACCATGACAGATTTTTTGGACATTCAGTTCACGCAGATCGGAGAAGACTTTTTGGAAGCGACCATGCCGGTCAGTAACAAAACCAAACAGCCTTTGGGACTGTTACATGGAGGGGCAAATGTGGTTTTGGCTGAAACCCTGGGCAGTGTAGCCGCCACTTTGACTGTGGATCCACAAAAACAATTTTGCGTGGGCCTGGAAATAAACGCGAACCACCTGAAATCCGTTAGGGATGGTTTAGTTAGGGGAATTACCAAACCCATACACCTGGGTAAGAAAACACAGGTCTGGGAAATAAAAATTTATACCGAAAATGGAGAGCTGAGCTGTATCAGCCGCATCACCATGGCCATTATGGATAAAAAGTGA